Genomic window (Macrobrachium rosenbergii isolate ZJJX-2024 chromosome 48, ASM4041242v1, whole genome shotgun sequence):
aaaactggcTGAAGGAATGACTGAAACGGGCACCGCCCACCTCATACTTGACCGGGAcgcgtacatgtatatataacgcGGGTCGAGACGGGATGCTGCATCAGATTCTCtctgggaaatctctctctctctctctctctctctcactgacaacATGATGGCGAAGGtgagatatatatgcatatatgtatatgtatatatatattgcattttaatacatttttatctatttattaatttattttttcttttttaataagtgggatctcttctttttgtgtttccctttaaatcctcttacttcttcctaatgaacatcatattctttggaagcttgaatatcaagtcagtggcccctttggtgggcttgttccatatgaatagtttcatctactgaataatatatatatatatatatatatatatatatatatatatatatatatatatatatatatatatatatatatatatatatatatatatatatatatgactggggTGTTTGGGTGAGGGCTTTCATAATGTCTCTAAAACTGTTCCAGTAACAATTTCAGATGTCACTTTTTTCgcctttttcttaaatattttcaagactttGCTTAAATAATGTTTTAGTACTTCACCTTTTGATAGGCGGTTGCGAATTTTTAGAATCTTTCTGAGGCTGTTGCAACACTGGTTTTAGATGATGCCTTTTCCTAAACTGCTCCTCTGACTTTGCTTAAATTGTACCTCCATACAAAGGCTTGCtggaatttgttttattaatgattagtGAAAGGCCTCTGttccaataataattttagatGTAGCCTTTACCAAAAATGTTTCTGAAAGACTTTGCAAGAATAATTATTTAGAGTGCACCTTTTAACGAATGTTTGagagtgcttttattttttaataataacgatTAAAATGCCTCATAGATTCTTCTGAAACAATGATTCGGGATCAAGACTTTTAACCATAATTCTGAAAGACATCAAGCAAGTCCTCGAAGCCTTAATATTTAAGTTCTAAAGATAAAATCTTATTCACGAACTTGCaagctgaaataatttttcacGAAACTGAAGCTTGAGAGAAATAATCGGATCATGTTCTTTATTTTCAGGTCCTCGCTGTGTTCTTGGGCTTGGCTGCCCTCGTGTCAGCTGACAGCTTCGAAAGATACTCCTATTCCGCCCCAAGAGCAAGAGTGAGTAAAGATTTCTATTGTTTGCAATAAgctaatttcattttatgttgaATTACAGCTTCgataagacaaagaaaaatttagGCGCTTGTAAATCATCTCCTGACGATCAATCTCCTCCCTCAGTTCTCCTCCGGCTCCGCCGAGTCCTTCGAGTCCGGCGAGGCTCGTTACAACTTCAACTGGGCCGTCAACCACGGCCCCTCCCGCAACGACTTCGGACACGAGGAAGCCGGTGACGGCGAGAACACCCAGGGATCCTACTTCGTCCACCTCCCCGACGGTCGCCTGCAGAAGGTGGCCTTCCGCGCCTCTGACGACGACGGATACATCGCCGAAGTGACCTACTCCGGCGAGGCTCAGTTCCCCGACTCCTTCGAATCCTACGAATCCCGAGAGGCTCCCAGGAGGTTCTACTATGGCTCCAACGAGTCCAAGTAAATCTCTTCTTTGCCCTGACCTGAGAACATGTACAAGTCTTATTGCCACTGATttaatttattctgttatttcaataaaaatgcaatgaaaaaagctgattaaacttcctttgttttagaCTTAAACCCTTTAAGAAGTTAACTTGTGAGCCAAGTCTATACAAAACCGGATTTCTTAAGCAAGCatcatataaagacaaaatttagaaaattaaagagaCAATTGAATTTCTTGAGCAAActtcacaaaataacaaacagaaaatttagaaaattaaagagaCAGTTGTAAAGGATATTGAATTGCAGATATATATCGAAGTGCATACTACACAAAGTTTGCGAAATAACGTCTCTTGCGATAAAAAGGGGCAAAAAGAATGCGAATATTGTTCATTccaaatcaatatataaatttagaaataaagtaaaaagccCGTAAGATATTTCGTAAGCAAAACAAACTCTGTTGAGACACTACATGCAAAGACTTGGTACAACACAAGACTCAGTACCGGTAAAGGAAGTGGGTCCCCGGGGGCAATGCCCCATGCCAGGGTCATGATTCCCTTGGGTGGATTAAGTACAACTTGATGCCCTAGGACTGGCTAAGTGCAAGAGACCACTGTACAAATTAAGTTACATCGCACTGGAAACTTTTAGAAATCTTAATCTGAAGAGGATAACCAACCATTGGCATAGGTTAGTGTGGTTATGTAGCATTTCAGTCAAATAAAGGTGCTTAGGTTTTGCAACTCTGGTATGGTCACTaatgtcgtgacatgccactcagatgtcgcgagttcgaaCCTCCTCCCCCAGGGGATGAAAAAATCCCtgtctctgtatcatgatcagttactgctgcagtgtggggtctgcagtgagaggctgaaaccagcattctttgtaagcttgattttcaagtcagtgacccatttggtgtgcttgttccatgtggataAGTTCTGGAGGTTCTCTGGTAAAATTAAGCTTTTAACGAGTAAAAAAgtgagccgaagtttctccggcgcaatcgagttttctgtactgcgtataatgctgtatgaaaatctcagtcactgcccaagaaactctcagccacggcccatgaaactctcagtggcgcacccatgaaactttcggccacggcccggtggtttacctgtgttgttggcacccaaagcggtgccagacgcacgatcatggctaacttaaccttaaataagataaaaactactaaggctagagggctgcaatttggtatgtttgatggttggagggtgaatgatcaacataacaatttgcagccctctggcctcagtagtttttaagatatgagggcggactgacagacaaatagtcatttcaatagttttcttttacagacaactaaaaagtgGCTGAATAAAACAGCCAAGTTGCAACGTTTGTCTAGATTACACTGAAcgtttttttgagaaataaaataaaaaatacccatACTATtctatttttaagaaaatcaaaGGTTCCTGAATTTCTTTGACGCTTAGTAAGCacaacagtataataataataataataataataataataataataataataataataataataataataataataataataataataataaaacaatgtaatCTTAAGCAGCCAATATGAGTACAAATACAGTATAAGTAATTATGTGAACACTACTTGAAACTCATGTCTTATTAGATAAGAGATTCTGAAGTGCTAGAAAAAAGAATAAGTCAAAGGGTTACACCTGTGATTGCTAAAGTTCAATATGCACTTTAAATAGGAAAGGTGAAAAGGTGAATCAGCGAAGTCTAGTTTTTCCAGGTGTTGGGCTTCATACAACTTATGAATCCATCTGCTTATCTGGGAAGGAAGGGGGGATACTTAAAGTTCATTAATGGATGTTAAGAATAAGTAAGTGTCCTGTCTTTTGCATACGGAGAATTCTCGTTTTATTAGTCATTCATATGTCACTCATATGTTTTTAagcttaatgaaaaattttataaaaaacttCAGTGAGAAGTCTGAGTATCTGTTGTTATggaaaaatgtggaaatataaatttcaaagtgGATAGAACGTGAATAATCGTCTTAACAACTGTTGATTGTAGGCTCTCAGGAAGaattatattatacagatatatgcCTAAATTTGAATATTCAGAGATTACACTGCAAGTGAATGTATCGTCGAGACAACATGGTGCGGTAAATTTCGCTTACGAAATTGagtctgtaaaaataaaacaaacgaacAGATATGAAAGCAgatattttatcattagtttATCACTAATATATGACAGTCACTCACAAGAAAACGTGTCTCCAATCATTATCAGATACAGATAAGAGGTATTTATTAATATCAACCAATAATTTACAAGGCATCAAGTCTGTCCATTTATTCAACTCGCTGTTTTGTGAATCATACGTTAAGAACGGAAAGAAATATGGCATTATAAAACTTCAGTAATATGTGTAAGTATACATCTGTGACAGTacgtatatatctatgtgtataaaCATCCATTCAGCAatggtatatattttgtgtatatactttGAAAACAGTCTTTTTCTTATACAATAACTGGTGAATATTGATGTTAAAACTATAATCATATTGTTACTAGGCCTTTTTATATTAGTAAAAGAATATTGATAAGTTCAatctcttaattattattattattatattattattattcataaaaatcttacaatttctaatatatatttacatttacaccattgtggatttcttcaccattattattattattattattattattattattattattattattattattattattattattattattattattattatcagaaatccCTTAGAACTGTCAAGCCCTCCACTTCAGGATTTCGCCACCACGAacgatatgaaaaatgaaatcaaaatggcTTTTTTATCGCAGCACGACGAAAGCGGGCAACACAGAAgtaaaaaaatggtgaaaaaacgCAAAATTTGAAGGCCTGGAAGTTCGCCTCTGACATTCTCTGAATAAAATTTACAGCAATGGAACGTAACCGAACCTTTTCAGCTTCAGAAATGTCAGCGACTGTTTTCTCATGAACTTCAGCCCATGGTTTCTCCTCGCCATCACTGTCATTATTTTCGTCCTCTCCGTAGGGGGTGAAAGTGCCTTCCGAAGCGCACctcttcacgtggtgcactgtaggcgttaccaaAGAGTGCTTgaagtgtcccttcggcccctagctgcacccacttcttaGACTTttaggggtagcgccgtcagtgcgcctcatgtggcgctttgtaggcattactgaagagtgtttgaagcgtcccttcggcccctagctacacgcacattttagcattttactttacctccatttccttCTTGCTGTTCAATCTCTCCAATTATTACTTCTTACTGCAATTGTAGATTTTAGTTCCTTGTACAGTAATGTAACTGcagtacttaattttatttattttcttgatgtcTTTACCTTACTGTCCATCCACTCCATCTCCTTTTCAATCTTTAAAACACCAAGTGGctgaaagtaccccagtgcttggcttgacataAATTCCGTCTTAGTGGCAATTTCCTCTAACCCATTTACCCGCGGCAGCGCAAGAGGACGGAAGCCTCGCGATTCTTTAGAAATCTCCCAACAAAAGGGACGGTCAAGGACGCTCCTCCGCTTCCGATTTCATGCTTTGCCCATCTGGTCGACTTCTTTATCGACTGAGCTGCGGCCGTTGCGAG
Coding sequences:
- the LOC136831766 gene encoding pro-resilin-like, whose translation is MMAKVLAVFLGLAALVSADSFERYSYSAPRARFSSGSAESFESGEARYNFNWAVNHGPSRNDFGHEEAGDGENTQGSYFVHLPDGRLQKVAFRASDDDGYIAEVTYSGEAQFPDSFESYESREAPRRFYYGSNESK